The following proteins are co-located in the Heteronotia binoei isolate CCM8104 ecotype False Entrance Well chromosome 21, APGP_CSIRO_Hbin_v1, whole genome shotgun sequence genome:
- the UNC93B1 gene encoding protein unc-93 homolog B1 yields the protein MDGAEVQLDDFVGAHAEYNEEEEERKYFRRKRLGVIKNLLTASLGGMLTYGVFLGLLQMQLILHYDETYREVKYSNLELQNIDNKMLMGINVTPIAAVLYTPLLIRFFGTKWMLFLAIGIYALFVSTNYWERYYTLVPSAVAIGAAIVPLWASMSNYITRMAQKYYDYVNYKEEHVQEQKRAPHRAYNSYIIVFQTVFYAFFNLSFVCAQMPMFFFLKWYLYDMTHTLCNVQNCGTSSHGILPGINSTVLQRLPRSSELIIVESVLMGVAFLAMLLVLILCGSAYRPTEEIDLRSIGWGNIFQLPFKHMRDYRLRHLILFFIYSGFEVVFLCTGFALSYGVCSIGLEHVAYIITAYGLSSSICSSMALSMLCMPRQVPLLTGASVHAILLIALFCWEPRPKSLGEAPILYLVAALWGLGSALNKTGLSSLLGMLYEDKERQDFIFTIYHWWQAVAIFVVYLWSGLPMKAKLSLMLITLAAAVVSYVWMEHKISRLIRHRLPKIPKPHHKVRGYRYLEDENSDETGSEGEEEREHNDSSDEEAEGELPKD from the exons ATGGATGGTGCAGAGGTTCAG CTAGATGACTTTGTGGGGGCTCATGCTGAGTacaatgaagaggaggaagaacgcAAATATTTCCGCCGCAAGCGTCTCGGCGTTATCAAGAACCTCTTGACAGCCAGCCTGGGTGGAATGTTAACCTATGGTGTCTTTCTAG GCCTGTTGCAGATGCAGCTAATCCTGCACTATGATGAAACTTACCGAGAAGTGAAATACAGTAATCTGGAGCTGCAGAATATTGACAACAAGATGCTGATGGGCATCAATGTCACGCCTATCGCTGCAGTGCTCTACACTCCACTCCTCATAAG ATTCTTTGGCACTAAATGGATGCTATTCCTGGCTATTGGCATCTATGCACTCTTTGTCTCCACCAACTACTGGGAACGTTACTATACCTTGGTACCGTCAGCTGTGGCAATTGGAGCTGCCATTGTACCTCTGTGGGCTTCCATGAGCAACTATATCACTCG GATGGCACAGAAATACTATGACTATGTAAACTACAAGGAAGAGCATGTCCAGGAGCAAAAGAGAGCACCACACAGAGCCTACAACAGCTACATCATTGTCTTCCAGACTGTCTTCTATGCCTTCTTCAAT TTGAGTTTCGTCTGTGCCCAGATGCCTATGTTTTTCTTCCTGAAGTGGTATCTCTATGATATGACGCACACACTTTGCAATGTTCAGAACTGTG GCACCTCCAGCCATGGGATCCTCCCAGGGATCAACTCCACAGTTCTACAGAGACTCCCACGCAGCAGCGAGCTCATCATTGTGGAGAGTGTGCTCATGGGTGTGGCCTTCCTCGCCATGCTTCTG GTGTTGATCCTGTGTGGCTCTGCCTATCGCCCAACAGAGGAGATAGATTTACGCAGCATTGGATGGGGAAACATCTTCCAGCTGCCTTTCAAACACATGCGAGATTATCGCCTCCGCCACCTCATCCTTTTCTTCATCTACAGTGGCTTCGAGGTGGTCTTCCTCTGCACTGGTTTTGCCTTG AGCTATGGCGTTTGCTCCATTGGCCTGGAACACGTGGCTTACATCATCACGGCTTATGGACTCTCATCTTCTATCTGCAGCAGCATGGCACTTTCTATGCTGTGCATGCCCCGCCAGGTTCCCCTCCTCACAGGAGCTTCTGTCCATGCTATCCTTTTGATTGCACTCTTCTGTTGGGAACCTCGTCCCAAGAGCTTAGGTGAAGCACCCATACTGTACCTGGTGGCTGCACTTTGGGGCCTTGGCAGTGCCCTCAACAAGACAGGCCTCAGCT CACTCCTGGGGATGCTTTATGAAGACAAAGAACGGCAAGACTTCATCTTTACCATCTACCACTGGTGGCAGGCCGTGGCAATCTTTGTTGTTTATCTGTGGTCTGGACTACCCATGAAG GCTAAGTTATCCCTCATGTTGATTACTCTGGCGGCTGCAGTGGTCTCCTACGTGTGGATGGAACATAAAATAAGCCGGCTTATCCggcaccgccttcccaagattccCAAGCCTCATCACAAGGTGCGGGGCTATCGCTACCTGGAAGATGAGAATTCTGATGAAACTGGctcagagggagaggaggaaagggaaCACAATGACTCCTCAGATGAAGAAGCAGAAGGTGAACTGCCCAAAGACTGA